Proteins from a single region of Candidatus Puniceispirillum marinum IMCC1322:
- a CDS encoding TraR/DksA C4-type zinc finger protein has product MEIKTIKISSEEGDLIVYFEPTSGEYTFLSEDKGALFSLSGETMENLIDFTRKLKTPQVVTREKAYNVEDKRKTHPNAYKKWEKEDDDQLIDMWKRGLSVSVMSDELMRNKGAIRSRLSKLGCDVVHKKPNALVGDNISISLVVEDGYCNECGVQIDPKRLEAISEAKQCTECASKMPFEKQRIEEPLGSRDDFRKDRNSWRRTNS; this is encoded by the coding sequence ATGGAAATAAAAACGATAAAAATTTCCTCAGAAGAGGGTGATCTGATTGTGTATTTTGAACCCACATCAGGAGAATACACATTTTTGTCTGAAGACAAAGGTGCCCTCTTCTCGTTGTCAGGAGAGACAATGGAAAATTTAATCGATTTTACGCGAAAACTCAAAACCCCTCAGGTTGTCACGAGGGAAAAAGCATATAATGTCGAGGACAAGAGAAAAACACACCCAAATGCCTATAAAAAATGGGAAAAAGAGGATGACGATCAATTGATTGATATGTGGAAACGCGGTTTGAGCGTTTCAGTCATGTCAGATGAATTGATGCGAAACAAGGGTGCAATAAGAAGCAGATTATCAAAACTTGGATGTGATGTTGTTCATAAGAAACCAAACGCTTTGGTTGGGGACAATATATCCATTTCATTGGTTGTTGAGGACGGATACTGCAATGAGTGTGGCGTTCAAATTGATCCAAAAAGGTTAGAAGCGATCTCGGAGGCAAAACAGTGCACTGAATGTGCTTCTAAGATGCCATTTGAAAAACAGAGAATTGAAGAACCTCTTGGAAGTAGGGATGACTTTCGTAAAGATCGTAATTCTTGGAGGAGGACGAATTCTTAG
- a CDS encoding UvrD-helicase domain-containing protein produces MSIFTNTWLTPSHSLFFVKQYWYRFRYKSYFDTIEKFPLTVKQRQSVIVDEKRNLVIAGAGTGKTSTVVGKVGFLVKTKRAKPNEILAIAYNRNAARELRERIKEKAKVEVEVGTFHSIGKSILHQCKFPSRPHEFVDQEEKLHEFLNQILQRCLKLGDFSGLYFEYFKKHEFRNIDEVKDFKTEREYANWLRSNKLITLNNERVKSHGELLVANFLFSNGIEYKYESFYSPDNSMPLDVDYRPDFYLPKYRIYLEYFGIDEEGNTAPYIPKDQYNREMQWKFETHRQGNTKLIDLYFHQKKHGVLLQTLFDRLKAHGVKFSPMPKNQLFQVINDTKKDQRFLKLVNDFLKQFKEKQNTVSIPTLIKRSKNDERTLLFLRIFEVLLNAYQQELADNRKIDFGDMISRSAKLVSENESLSKYKYIIIDEFQDISDGRYDLITQFLKQNTKTKLFCVGDDWQAIYRFAGSDHKIMTNFEKLFGMTTTLKLDQTFRYNDKIASVSEQFITQNPSQIKKGMKTLTSKPTPQVFIHWHQNKPIDAIQQSIKKILRNYSVTNETLLILSRYKHNQFTGSELNEMKNLWTGGAISQRTVHSSKGLEADFVIVADLMADQLGFPSEIQDDPILNLVLSDEDNFQDSEERRLLYVALTRSKHQTHLIADASCPSRFAEELANGQYQVTVTGDPDAGKKCPACSDGVLLKKSGKNGEFYSCYNFPVCDFKPLQCSTCNADIVLREIVDDNEIAICQSDDCRSIHECCDKCNFGIFELRKGRYGDYLGCHRGRKKCKRTKNIPLIKKKSEFEQWSDHFVTYISTTVFSDEYEFSHSFDAEEENKTISIDISFNKDGIEKDFMSVIVDLDGFKIRVPDAISSPRDTIEFEEDQTAFSFIENEINQRRTLFGIPHPSDSNELDDIDE; encoded by the coding sequence TTGTCTATTTTTACCAATACATGGTTGACCCCCAGTCACTCACTATTTTTCGTAAAGCAATATTGGTATCGATTTCGATATAAAAGTTACTTCGACACGATCGAAAAATTTCCCCTAACCGTAAAGCAACGACAATCAGTAATTGTCGATGAAAAAAGAAATCTCGTTATTGCAGGTGCAGGAACAGGCAAAACTTCAACAGTAGTTGGTAAGGTGGGTTTTTTAGTTAAAACCAAGAGAGCAAAACCCAATGAAATATTGGCAATTGCTTACAACCGGAATGCGGCAAGAGAACTTCGAGAACGAATAAAAGAGAAAGCAAAGGTTGAGGTAGAGGTTGGCACTTTTCATTCAATTGGAAAATCAATTCTTCACCAGTGTAAATTCCCAAGCAGACCTCATGAATTTGTAGACCAAGAAGAAAAACTCCATGAGTTTCTCAATCAAATTCTCCAGCGCTGCTTAAAATTAGGAGACTTTTCAGGTCTATATTTTGAGTATTTCAAAAAGCATGAATTTAGGAACATTGATGAAGTCAAGGATTTCAAAACAGAGCGTGAATATGCGAATTGGTTGCGCTCAAACAAACTCATCACATTGAATAATGAGCGTGTCAAAAGTCATGGTGAACTTTTGGTCGCTAACTTCCTATTTTCGAATGGCATCGAATACAAATACGAGAGTTTCTATTCACCTGATAATTCTATGCCTTTGGATGTAGATTATCGTCCAGATTTCTATCTGCCGAAGTATAGGATTTATCTCGAATATTTTGGAATAGATGAAGAAGGCAACACCGCTCCATACATCCCAAAAGACCAATACAACAGGGAAATGCAGTGGAAATTTGAAACCCATAGGCAAGGTAACACAAAGTTAATTGATCTTTACTTTCATCAAAAAAAGCATGGGGTTTTACTTCAAACACTCTTTGACAGATTGAAAGCACATGGCGTGAAATTTTCACCCATGCCTAAAAATCAATTGTTCCAAGTCATCAATGATACAAAGAAAGATCAAAGGTTTTTGAAACTTGTTAATGATTTTTTGAAACAGTTTAAAGAGAAGCAGAACACGGTTTCCATCCCCACTCTAATCAAGCGATCAAAAAATGATGAGCGAACACTTTTGTTCTTAAGAATTTTTGAAGTTTTGCTGAATGCTTACCAACAAGAACTTGCTGACAATCGGAAGATTGACTTTGGAGACATGATTTCAAGATCAGCAAAATTGGTTTCTGAAAATGAATCTCTGTCAAAATACAAATATATCATCATTGATGAATTTCAGGATATTTCTGATGGTCGCTATGATTTGATTACACAATTTCTAAAGCAGAATACAAAAACGAAGTTGTTTTGTGTCGGTGATGATTGGCAGGCGATTTACAGGTTCGCTGGTTCAGATCATAAAATCATGACAAATTTTGAAAAACTTTTTGGCATGACTACCACCCTCAAACTTGATCAAACTTTCCGTTATAACGACAAAATCGCATCGGTGAGCGAGCAGTTTATCACCCAAAACCCTAGTCAAATTAAGAAGGGTATGAAGACACTCACTTCAAAACCCACACCACAGGTTTTTATTCACTGGCATCAAAACAAACCAATAGATGCAATACAGCAATCCATTAAAAAAATCTTGAGAAACTACAGTGTAACCAACGAGACACTCCTAATACTGAGCAGATATAAACATAACCAATTCACAGGTTCAGAATTGAATGAAATGAAAAACCTTTGGACTGGTGGTGCCATCTCTCAAAGGACTGTTCATTCATCAAAAGGGTTAGAGGCAGATTTTGTTATAGTTGCCGATCTAATGGCAGACCAACTCGGTTTTCCAAGTGAAATTCAAGATGACCCAATCTTGAACCTAGTTCTTTCTGATGAGGACAATTTTCAGGACAGTGAAGAACGGCGTCTTTTATATGTAGCGCTAACTAGATCAAAACATCAAACTCATCTTATTGCAGACGCATCCTGCCCATCCCGCTTTGCAGAAGAATTAGCAAATGGACAATATCAAGTCACGGTCACAGGAGACCCAGATGCCGGGAAAAAATGCCCGGCATGCTCCGATGGGGTTTTACTAAAAAAGAGCGGCAAGAATGGTGAATTTTATTCCTGCTATAACTTTCCTGTATGTGACTTCAAACCCTTACAATGCTCTACTTGCAACGCTGATATAGTATTGAGAGAAATTGTTGACGATAACGAGATCGCAATTTGTCAATCTGATGATTGCAGAAGCATTCATGAATGCTGTGATAAATGCAATTTTGGAATTTTCGAACTTAGGAAGGGGCGATACGGTGATTATCTTGGTTGCCATAGAGGAAGGAAAAAATGCAAGCGGACTAAAAACATTCCACTCATAAAAAAGAAGTCAGAATTTGAACAGTGGTCAGACCACTTTGTAACATACATTTCGACAACCGTCTTTTCAGATGAATATGAGTTTTCTCATTCCTTTGACGCAGAGGAAGAAAATAAAACCATAAGCATCGATATTTCATTCAATAAGGACGGCATTGAGAAAGATTTTATGTCAGTCATCGTTGATTTGGATGGTTTCAAAATTCGGGTTCCAGACGCTATTTCATCGCCCAGAGATACAATCGAATTTGAAGAAGATCAGACTGCGTTTTCATTTATTGAAAATGAGATTAACCAGAGGAGAACTTTGTTTGGGATCCCTCATCCTTCTGATAGCAACGAATTGGATGATATTGACGAATAG
- a CDS encoding DUF6538 domain-containing protein, whose product MVYHRVAHYLWLKGETYYFNRRVPKDVQSHYKCKRIIICLKTTRKDTALRTARSLAQRLEDYWLSLRLAKIEIPALHLMHQRPITGASQTDINLKDALSLYLRLKGSGKGASFHRSAERNIQSVIEVLGDRPLDGYNSSDAASYRDFLLAKGLTTASVKRNFATIRSIINLSIQEHGLDFKNVFSKVYLPDLDDSLKRKPIPLEVIRIIQNECKELDDEPRWLVALIADTGMRLSEAAGLHIDDIKVDCEIPYIDLKPYPWRSLKTRGSRRQIPLIGSALWAAKRLLESNTVSPHAFPKYTDDKSTNANSASAAINKWLKPRVPEGCVIHSFRHSLRDRLRVTQCPADMIDQIGGWSTAGVGQGYGEGYSINLLHRSLVKI is encoded by the coding sequence ATGGTATACCACAGAGTTGCACATTATTTATGGCTGAAGGGTGAAACCTATTACTTCAATAGGCGGGTGCCGAAGGATGTTCAGTCTCATTATAAGTGCAAACGTATCATCATTTGCCTGAAGACAACCCGCAAAGATACCGCCCTGCGGACTGCAAGGTCTCTTGCACAAAGACTAGAGGACTACTGGCTATCTTTACGGCTAGCGAAGATTGAAATCCCTGCCCTGCATCTCATGCATCAACGCCCCATAACAGGGGCGTCTCAAACGGATATCAATTTAAAAGATGCGCTGTCACTCTATCTGCGCTTGAAGGGTTCAGGAAAGGGGGCGTCTTTTCACAGATCAGCTGAGCGAAATATTCAATCTGTTATCGAGGTGTTGGGTGATCGCCCTTTAGATGGCTACAACTCATCAGATGCGGCATCCTATCGTGACTTTCTGTTGGCCAAAGGACTTACTACAGCATCTGTGAAACGAAACTTTGCGACTATCCGTTCTATCATCAACCTGAGCATTCAAGAGCATGGTTTAGATTTTAAAAATGTATTCTCAAAAGTGTATTTGCCAGACCTTGATGACAGCTTGAAACGCAAACCTATCCCACTTGAAGTTATCAGGATAATTCAAAATGAGTGCAAAGAACTTGATGATGAACCAAGATGGTTGGTCGCACTAATTGCTGATACAGGGATGCGTTTATCAGAAGCAGCAGGATTGCACATTGACGATATCAAGGTCGATTGCGAAATACCTTATATTGACCTTAAACCATACCCTTGGAGGAGTCTAAAGACTAGAGGTAGCCGGAGACAGATTCCCCTTATCGGCAGTGCTCTATGGGCTGCAAAGCGTTTACTTGAATCAAATACTGTGAGCCCTCATGCCTTCCCTAAATATACTGATGACAAATCGACCAATGCCAACTCAGCATCAGCCGCTATCAACAAATGGCTTAAGCCAAGAGTGCCAGAGGGGTGTGTCATACATTCCTTCAGACACTCGCTCAGAGACCGTCTCAGGGTTACTCAGTGTCCGGCTGATATGATTGACCAGATAGGAGGTTGGTCTACCGCAGGAGTGGGTCAGGGATATGGAGAGGGCTACTCTATTAATTTGCTCCACAGGAGCCTGGTGAAAATTTAA
- a CDS encoding AIPR family protein: MRILRIELSEADFFSNHPFHVRIETFSRRISSPPRDGQFAQSKWFYERARGQYKDGQAYLSEAKRKQFLTEYPRQQMFTKTDLAKYEVSFAGKPHIVSQGAQKNFISFASEIAKTWEKDDAYFSEQWFKDAVAKAIIFKEVDKMVMSAEWYQGGYKANIVTYSLSWLSSFLKAKKNSGIDLTMVWNAQTMSNDLISCFEKVTKEIAIKIQQTPDNVRNVTEWCKKQACWAGVERMEIDLAPDLLESVTKSHDMIKEEKRDSRKTQKLDNEVSAEVLVFQLGSKWQEVQNYAMANRLITPEQDMAISRILKGKVPTTVQTKLLMKVLEKVRQEGFEI; encoded by the coding sequence TTGCGAATACTCAGAATAGAGTTAAGTGAGGCCGATTTCTTCTCAAACCATCCATTCCATGTCCGAATAGAAACATTTTCTAGGAGAATTAGCTCTCCCCCAAGAGATGGACAATTTGCCCAGAGCAAATGGTTCTATGAGAGAGCTAGGGGACAGTATAAAGATGGACAAGCTTATTTAAGTGAAGCAAAGCGAAAGCAATTCTTGACTGAATATCCCCGCCAACAAATGTTCACCAAAACTGATTTAGCAAAATATGAAGTATCTTTCGCAGGGAAACCTCATATCGTTAGTCAAGGTGCTCAGAAAAACTTTATCTCCTTTGCATCTGAAATTGCCAAAACTTGGGAGAAGGATGATGCATATTTTAGTGAGCAATGGTTTAAAGATGCGGTAGCGAAAGCCATTATTTTTAAAGAAGTGGATAAAATGGTTATGTCTGCTGAATGGTACCAAGGTGGATATAAAGCTAATATTGTAACGTATTCTCTTTCTTGGCTGTCTTCATTTCTCAAAGCTAAAAAGAATTCTGGCATCGACTTAACAATGGTTTGGAATGCTCAAACGATGTCTAATGATTTAATTTCCTGCTTCGAGAAGGTAACAAAGGAAATCGCTATAAAAATTCAGCAGACACCCGATAACGTTCGGAATGTTACGGAGTGGTGTAAGAAGCAAGCATGCTGGGCTGGTGTAGAGAGGATGGAAATCGATCTAGCACCTGATTTATTAGAAAGCGTTACCAAATCTCACGACATGATCAAGGAAGAAAAGCGAGATTCTCGTAAGACCCAAAAGCTAGACAATGAGGTATCCGCTGAGGTGTTGGTATTCCAACTTGGGTCTAAATGGCAAGAAGTGCAAAATTACGCTATGGCGAATAGACTTATAACTCCAGAACAAGATATGGCAATATCAAGAATTCTTAAAGGTAAAGTGCCGACTACAGTTCAAACAAAACTGTTGATGAAAGTCTTAGAAAAAGTTCGCCAAGAAGGTTTCGAAATCTAG
- a CDS encoding AIPR family protein — protein sequence MSKLEEFHKEFFAEATIRADSGGDWMLASMFEMFEEIASENGDVEALDYTPHRSQGAKVDGYHFEQETGTITIAICDFRNNPDIQKLNASDITTAFKRAETFISNSFLPNYVSSMEESSAGFQLAYLLMTEKRSISRIRLILFSNAEISTRLKGLENKKIDNITLSYNVLDFSRYFDIVHSRTGNEPVEIDIVELGGHPLPFLSAAKDAGDYEAYLLAIPGNLLAKIYSEYGARLLEQNVRTFLQARGKVNKGIQNTLKQEPEMFFAYNNGLTATASGVEISTSSDGIEKITSIKNLQIVNGGQTTASMLYARDKDKTDLSEVFIQVKLSVISEERIDEVVPKISRFANTQNRVK from the coding sequence ATGAGCAAGCTTGAGGAATTCCATAAAGAATTTTTTGCGGAAGCTACCATTCGAGCCGATAGTGGTGGTGATTGGATGCTGGCTTCAATGTTTGAAATGTTTGAAGAAATTGCATCTGAAAATGGTGACGTAGAGGCCTTAGACTATACGCCACATAGGTCTCAAGGGGCTAAAGTAGATGGCTATCATTTTGAGCAAGAGACGGGAACTATTACAATTGCAATTTGTGATTTCAGAAATAACCCTGATATTCAAAAGCTTAATGCATCGGACATAACCACGGCTTTTAAGAGAGCCGAGACGTTCATTTCGAATTCCTTTCTTCCTAATTATGTAAGCAGCATGGAAGAAAGTAGTGCTGGTTTCCAACTTGCATATCTGTTGATGACTGAAAAAAGATCAATATCAAGGATACGGTTAATCTTATTTTCAAACGCTGAAATATCTACTCGCTTAAAAGGTTTAGAAAATAAAAAAATTGATAATATCACGCTATCATACAACGTATTAGACTTTAGCCGCTATTTTGATATCGTGCATTCCAGAACTGGCAACGAACCAGTAGAAATTGATATAGTTGAATTAGGTGGTCATCCGTTACCGTTCCTATCGGCAGCAAAAGATGCAGGTGACTATGAGGCTTACTTGCTCGCAATTCCAGGTAATTTATTAGCAAAGATATATTCAGAATACGGGGCAAGATTGCTTGAACAGAATGTTAGGACGTTTCTTCAAGCAAGAGGAAAGGTGAATAAGGGAATTCAAAATACCCTTAAACAGGAACCGGAGATGTTTTTTGCTTATAACAATGGCCTCACAGCAACAGCATCAGGGGTAGAGATATCAACGAGTTCTGATGGTATCGAAAAAATTACTTCGATCAAAAACCTTCAAATTGTAAATGGTGGTCAAACTACAGCCTCAATGCTCTATGCTCGTGACAAAGATAAAACCGATCTCTCAGAGGTGTTTATTCAAGTTAAATTATCTGTGATTTCAGAAGAACGAATTGACGAAGTAGTGCCAAAAATCTCCCGATTTGCGAATACTCAGAATAGAGTTAAGTGA
- a CDS encoding PD-(D/E)XK motif protein, which produces MHDETNPWSHLSIPDKPNSYSSRRVATPTSHSFYWAKNDLGQCCLIFSCASDTKVKIDEVKLKGILLEQHISNEKQFNLIIKLIDDPSRDIFRTICNDLVASTRTIDAKKPSTVVLAINARLKRWQELLGKKKSDLLSNSEQLGLFGELSILNEYFLENFKPITAIATWRGPSGSEQDFGFGEHLVEVKSQFSTSDSKIQINSLEQLDDISGYIWLVHQTFAANEHKSGISRTLNAIVSEISSKIDSDIFAMDSFKTILLEIGFEADPAYDEVAYELAQRTFFKVSDAFPRIKRSSTPSEIISARYVVDIGLASHLSISENQFLGEVFRNEQA; this is translated from the coding sequence ATGCATGATGAGACAAATCCGTGGAGTCACCTAAGTATCCCTGACAAACCAAACAGCTACTCATCAAGACGAGTTGCAACACCTACCAGTCATAGTTTTTATTGGGCCAAAAATGACCTTGGGCAATGCTGCCTAATTTTTTCTTGTGCTTCAGATACGAAAGTTAAAATTGATGAAGTTAAGTTGAAAGGCATTTTACTCGAACAACACATATCCAATGAGAAGCAATTTAATCTAATCATAAAATTAATTGATGACCCATCAAGGGACATATTTCGCACGATTTGTAATGACCTTGTTGCCTCAACCCGAACAATAGATGCTAAAAAACCTTCTACAGTTGTCCTAGCTATCAATGCGAGGTTAAAAAGATGGCAAGAACTGTTGGGTAAGAAGAAATCTGATTTATTGTCAAATTCAGAGCAACTTGGTTTATTTGGTGAACTATCAATTTTAAATGAGTATTTTTTGGAAAATTTTAAGCCTATTACCGCAATTGCAACATGGCGTGGTCCTTCCGGAAGTGAACAAGATTTTGGTTTTGGTGAACATTTAGTCGAGGTGAAATCACAATTCAGCACCTCAGATAGCAAAATTCAAATTAACTCACTAGAGCAGCTAGATGATATCTCAGGATATATTTGGTTGGTGCATCAGACATTCGCAGCAAACGAACATAAGTCAGGCATAAGCAGGACTTTAAATGCGATAGTTTCCGAAATTTCTTCGAAAATTGATTCCGATATATTTGCAATGGATAGTTTTAAAACGATACTGCTCGAAATAGGATTTGAAGCAGATCCAGCCTATGATGAAGTGGCATACGAATTGGCTCAAAGAACCTTCTTCAAGGTAAGTGACGCTTTCCCTAGAATAAAGCGCTCTTCCACACCGTCAGAGATAATTTCTGCAAGATATGTGGTCGACATTGGCTTAGCATCACATTTGAGTATTTCTGAAAATCAGTTTTTAGGCGAGGTCTTTAGAAATGAGCAAGCTTGA
- a CDS encoding Z1 domain-containing protein, translating into MFEIDKYPEIISFFQQMIQKQETQQRTPEKIREIIQNGKAIFALTNAEYSEDAVEKLARHFEQQFEVQQSFGSAIVSETHKPWLVQKKAEIDFYFWDRFRRYLEQGVRLPPQVIMTLDQDTDSILDYAGDPSVQKFQRRGMVVGHVQSGKTSSYSSLICKAADAGYKVIILLTGITNSLRRQTQDRIDHAFIGRRAEFGKGIKSEKIGAALYASNGDDKWPLFGTTLAQDFSLKSANSFGVPIQSLDQPVIFTTKKNPSTLANLLEWLKLYYPNGGIDHPLLLIDDEADNASINTKKQKGEVTRINEGIRAILNQFNKASYVAYTATPFANIFISPDSSDEMSSQDLFPSDFIKVLEAPDNYVGPSRIFSHDGDLSSLMVREPNDYEDILPVKHKNHTEIDELPKSLEEAVIVFILVRCIRIINGDGHKHCTMMVNVSRFNSVQDAVSGKIHQYLTRLSDDVKLHSHSISGERNSQFLKEIYDLFEREFVDTDSGEVIPDWSSVKATLVKAVSTISIQIVNMRGGGIEYDKHEETGLHVIAVGGLALSRGLTLEGLCVSYILRNPSAYDTLMQMGRWFGYRPRYEHLCRLYIPDFARDYYEYITYATDELRSEIKLMESEGKTPKEFGLKVREHPAAIRITAANKMSAAVPISLSISFEKKHVEGHAIFTSESINFKNLNLVKNFVRELGPTSDKHSHYRPRLFWDNVDKSTVRELLSKFHFPDICKELSVRNGGTSLVLDYLDDRPDELLDWDVCVPESNSGEEDFNTLEALTLKLRKRISGKLEQSGKIYRITGKSNRVADRRDSLFGLNKSINEKDLKADWECNSKRTRPILILHYFQAAMLGEKETCVSLSVCFPGTSTYSPERKYMANEVWSQLNLFDDPDFDDTDDDMETYDA; encoded by the coding sequence ATGTTCGAGATTGATAAATACCCCGAAATAATTTCCTTTTTTCAACAAATGATTCAGAAACAGGAAACACAGCAGAGAACACCTGAAAAAATACGTGAAATTATTCAAAACGGGAAAGCAATTTTTGCACTAACTAACGCAGAATATAGCGAAGATGCAGTAGAAAAACTTGCCAGACATTTTGAGCAGCAGTTTGAGGTTCAACAATCATTCGGGAGTGCAATTGTTTCTGAAACTCACAAGCCTTGGCTGGTGCAAAAAAAGGCAGAAATAGACTTTTATTTTTGGGACAGATTCAGGCGATATTTAGAGCAAGGCGTTCGGCTCCCACCCCAAGTTATCATGACCCTTGACCAAGATACCGATAGTATTTTGGACTATGCTGGAGACCCATCTGTTCAAAAGTTCCAGAGAAGAGGCATGGTTGTTGGTCATGTTCAATCGGGCAAGACTTCAAGTTATTCGTCATTGATTTGCAAAGCGGCAGATGCTGGCTACAAAGTAATCATTTTGCTTACAGGGATAACTAATTCTCTGCGTCGCCAAACACAGGATCGTATTGATCACGCATTTATTGGGAGGCGAGCAGAATTCGGTAAAGGCATTAAATCAGAAAAAATTGGGGCTGCTCTGTACGCCTCCAATGGGGATGATAAATGGCCACTTTTTGGAACTACGTTAGCACAGGACTTTAGCTTAAAATCAGCAAATTCATTTGGCGTTCCTATCCAGAGTTTGGATCAGCCAGTGATTTTCACTACAAAAAAAAATCCATCAACTTTAGCTAACTTACTTGAATGGCTTAAACTTTATTATCCAAACGGAGGAATTGATCATCCATTATTGTTGATTGATGACGAAGCTGACAACGCTTCAATAAATACAAAAAAACAAAAAGGTGAAGTCACCCGAATTAACGAGGGAATTCGTGCAATATTGAACCAATTCAACAAAGCTTCTTATGTTGCGTATACAGCCACGCCATTTGCTAATATATTCATCAGCCCTGACAGCTCTGATGAAATGTCCTCTCAAGATTTATTTCCAAGTGATTTTATAAAAGTATTAGAAGCGCCGGATAATTATGTAGGACCCTCTAGAATATTTTCTCATGATGGTGATTTGTCCTCTTTAATGGTCAGAGAACCTAACGATTATGAAGACATTCTTCCTGTAAAACATAAAAACCACACAGAAATAGACGAACTGCCTAAGTCTTTAGAAGAGGCTGTTATTGTATTTATCTTGGTTAGATGTATCAGGATTATAAATGGAGATGGGCATAAGCATTGTACCATGATGGTAAATGTCTCCAGATTTAATTCGGTTCAAGATGCAGTTAGCGGCAAAATTCATCAGTATCTGACAAGATTGTCTGATGACGTAAAGTTGCACAGCCATTCAATTTCTGGTGAAAGAAATTCCCAGTTTTTAAAAGAAATATACGATCTTTTTGAACGTGAATTTGTTGATACTGATAGTGGTGAAGTGATTCCTGATTGGTCTTCTGTTAAGGCAACATTAGTGAAGGCTGTTTCAACAATAAGCATTCAAATTGTGAATATGAGAGGTGGTGGTATTGAATATGACAAGCATGAAGAAACAGGTTTGCATGTAATCGCAGTAGGTGGCTTGGCACTCTCTAGAGGCCTTACCCTAGAAGGACTTTGTGTGTCATATATCCTCCGCAATCCATCTGCTTACGATACCTTGATGCAAATGGGCAGATGGTTTGGATATAGGCCTAGGTATGAGCATTTGTGCAGACTTTACATACCAGATTTTGCCCGAGATTATTACGAATACATTACCTACGCTACTGATGAGTTGCGGAGTGAAATAAAGTTGATGGAAAGTGAGGGAAAAACCCCAAAAGAATTTGGTTTAAAAGTAAGAGAACATCCTGCTGCCATTAGAATCACAGCAGCGAATAAAATGAGTGCAGCTGTTCCAATTTCTTTGTCCATTAGTTTTGAGAAAAAACATGTTGAAGGCCACGCTATATTCACAAGTGAAAGTATAAATTTCAAAAATTTAAACTTAGTTAAGAATTTTGTGAGAGAACTTGGGCCTACTTCTGACAAACACTCACACTATAGACCTAGGTTGTTTTGGGATAATGTGGATAAGTCCACTGTTCGTGAATTATTATCGAAATTTCATTTTCCTGATATATGCAAAGAGTTATCGGTAAGAAATGGCGGCACTTCTCTGGTCTTAGACTATTTGGATGACCGACCGGACGAATTGTTAGATTGGGACGTCTGTGTGCCAGAATCAAACTCCGGCGAAGAAGATTTTAATACACTTGAAGCACTTACTCTTAAGCTCCGGAAAAGAATAAGTGGAAAATTAGAACAGTCTGGAAAAATCTATCGAATTACCGGGAAGTCCAATCGTGTCGCAGACAGGCGTGATTCATTATTTGGGTTAAATAAATCCATTAATGAAAAAGATCTAAAAGCAGATTGGGAATGTAATTCGAAGCGGACGAGACCAATACTCATTTTACATTATTTTCAAGCCGCAATGCTTGGGGAAAAAGAGACTTGTGTTTCCTTGAGTGTGTGTTTTCCAGGAACAAGCACTTACTCTCCTGAGAGAAAATACATGGCAAACGAAGTTTGGTCACAACTCAATCTTTTTGACGATCCTGATTTTGATGATACGGATGATGACATGGAGACCTACGATGCATGA